Proteins from one Dysgonomonas sp. HDW5A genomic window:
- a CDS encoding glycoside hydrolase family 13 protein encodes MKKSYLILLLTVLIYGTANAIDVKKLEPAFWWAGMKNTELQILMYGDNIAKCDAKITSQSAKIKELVRFDNPNYLLLYVDLADAKPEKFDIVLQRGKEKKTIPYELKQRKAGSAERVGFNTSDVLYLIMPDRFANGDPSNDVIKGMIDNKVDRNDQYGRHGGDFKGISDNLDYIADLGVTAIWLNPTQENDMPHGSYHGYAITDYYKADPRFGTNDEFISLVDKTHAKGMKVVMDMIFNHCGSENFLFKDKPAKDWFNFPDKYIQTTYRTTTQYDPYTSAHDKKMALDGWFVEPMPDFNQRNPHVAKYLIQNSIWWIEHGGIDGIRQDTHPYADFDMMSEWCKQVTEEYPDFNIVGETWLSSNVGISFWQKDSKLAYPLNSNLRTVMDFPLMGIMNSAFDEESNWDKGVARLHDYLAQDIVYADPSNLLTFLDNHDTSRFFKTDEEADNMKKYKQALAFLLTTRGIPQIYYGTEILMAADKANGDGTLREDFPGGWAGDKQNAFSRDGRTDKQNAAYDFTQKILQWRKGNDVIAKGSLKHYVPIDGVYVYERKYNGKSVVVFLSGSDSEKTLNLENYREVLPKTQSKDVITGKTIDVSGTSLAIAPRDVIVLEF; translated from the coding sequence ATGAAAAAATCGTATTTAATTTTACTGTTGACAGTTTTAATTTACGGAACAGCTAATGCTATTGATGTAAAAAAACTAGAACCTGCATTTTGGTGGGCAGGAATGAAAAACACCGAGCTTCAAATATTAATGTATGGTGATAATATCGCTAAGTGCGATGCCAAAATAACTTCTCAGAGTGCTAAAATAAAAGAGTTGGTGCGATTCGATAATCCAAACTACTTATTATTATATGTGGACTTAGCTGATGCTAAGCCCGAAAAATTTGATATAGTTCTGCAAAGAGGAAAAGAAAAAAAGACAATACCTTACGAATTAAAGCAGCGAAAAGCCGGATCGGCAGAAAGAGTAGGCTTTAATACGAGTGATGTTTTGTATTTAATTATGCCTGATCGATTTGCAAATGGAGATCCTTCGAATGATGTCATAAAAGGTATGATTGATAATAAGGTTGATCGTAATGACCAGTATGGTCGCCATGGAGGAGACTTTAAAGGTATTTCCGATAATTTGGATTATATTGCAGACCTGGGAGTTACAGCTATCTGGCTGAATCCTACACAAGAGAATGATATGCCTCATGGTTCATATCATGGGTATGCCATTACCGATTATTACAAGGCTGACCCACGTTTTGGGACGAATGACGAGTTTATCTCATTAGTAGATAAAACGCATGCTAAAGGGATGAAAGTGGTTATGGATATGATTTTCAACCATTGCGGAAGTGAGAACTTTTTATTTAAAGATAAGCCTGCAAAAGACTGGTTTAATTTTCCTGATAAATACATCCAAACAACTTACCGAACAACCACTCAATACGATCCATATACCTCTGCCCATGATAAAAAAATGGCTTTGGATGGTTGGTTTGTAGAGCCTATGCCCGATTTTAACCAACGAAATCCGCATGTGGCAAAATATCTTATACAGAATAGTATTTGGTGGATAGAGCATGGCGGAATAGACGGAATCCGTCAGGATACACATCCATATGCCGATTTTGATATGATGTCGGAGTGGTGCAAGCAGGTGACAGAGGAATATCCCGATTTTAATATTGTAGGTGAAACATGGTTGAGTAGTAATGTCGGTATTTCGTTTTGGCAGAAAGATAGTAAGCTGGCTTATCCTCTTAATTCAAATCTAAGAACTGTAATGGATTTCCCTTTAATGGGAATTATGAATTCAGCTTTTGATGAAGAGAGTAACTGGGATAAAGGTGTTGCCCGTTTACATGATTATTTGGCACAGGATATTGTATATGCCGATCCATCGAATTTATTAACATTCCTCGATAATCACGATACATCTCGCTTCTTTAAAACTGATGAGGAAGCAGATAATATGAAAAAGTATAAGCAAGCATTGGCGTTTCTATTAACAACTCGCGGCATTCCTCAGATATATTATGGAACCGAAATTCTTATGGCTGCCGATAAGGCCAATGGTGACGGCACATTGAGAGAGGATTTTCCGGGAGGATGGGCAGGTGATAAGCAAAATGCTTTTTCACGTGACGGTAGAACCGATAAGCAAAATGCTGCTTATGATTTTACACAAAAGATCCTTCAATGGCGTAAAGGCAATGATGTTATAGCTAAGGGTTCTCTGAAACATTACGTACCTATTGATGGAGTTTATGTTTATGAACGTAAATATAATGGCAAATCGGTGGTAGTATTTTTGAGTGGTTCTGATAGTGAGAAAACATTAAATTTGGAAAATTATAGAGAGGTGTTGCCTAAAACTCAATCGAAAGATGTTATAACGGGAAAAACAATTGACGTTAGCGGAACTTCTCTGGCTATTGCTCCACGGGATGTGATTGTACTCGAATTTTAA
- a CDS encoding AraC family transcriptional regulator yields the protein MKIFENINDFYIRKQADFSFQNKGTSPKYGHFNVFERKNGTGNSGYSRRDFYKVSLIIGEVKLFYADKWVLIDRPALLFSNPLIPYAWETVSERQEGFYCLFTEEFIQPSERNDSLADSPLFRIGDNKIFFLDDKKVEEISVIYRKMIEEINTEYIHKYDILRNYLHLIIHEAMKMQVPDKNTFQNSASERISGLFLELLERQFPIDIPEHTLKMRSANDFARQLSVHVNHLNRTIKEVTGKTTSEHISERITKEAHALLNHTDMTVAEIAFGLGFEHPSYFNNFFKKNSGVSPGSIRSNNK from the coding sequence ATGAAAATATTTGAAAACATTAATGATTTCTACATAAGGAAGCAAGCCGACTTTTCGTTTCAAAACAAAGGAACATCACCCAAATATGGACATTTCAATGTTTTTGAGAGAAAAAATGGCACAGGAAATTCGGGGTACAGCAGACGCGATTTCTACAAAGTTTCTTTAATTATAGGCGAAGTAAAACTATTCTATGCAGATAAATGGGTTTTAATAGACCGCCCTGCACTTCTGTTTTCCAACCCCCTGATACCATATGCCTGGGAAACTGTCAGCGAAAGGCAAGAGGGATTCTATTGCCTTTTCACAGAAGAATTTATACAGCCATCCGAACGAAACGACAGTCTGGCAGATTCTCCTTTATTTAGAATAGGAGATAATAAAATATTTTTCCTCGATGATAAGAAAGTGGAAGAGATATCTGTCATATATCGGAAAATGATAGAAGAAATAAACACCGAGTATATTCATAAGTACGATATCTTACGCAATTATCTTCATTTGATTATCCATGAGGCAATGAAGATGCAGGTTCCTGACAAGAATACCTTTCAGAACAGTGCATCGGAACGAATATCCGGTTTATTCTTAGAACTTCTCGAAAGACAATTTCCCATAGATATACCCGAACACACCCTTAAAATGAGATCGGCAAATGATTTTGCCCGTCAGCTTTCGGTACATGTAAATCACCTGAACCGTACTATCAAAGAAGTTACAGGAAAAACAACGTCAGAGCATATTTCTGAACGGATTACAAAAGAGGCTCACGCTCTTTTAAACCATACCGATATGACGGTAGCTGAAATTGCTTTTGGCCTTGGATTCGAGCACCCCAGCTATTTCAATAATTTCTTTAAGAAAAACTCCGGAGTATCTCCCGGATCGATACGCAGCAACAATAAATAA
- a CDS encoding aldo/keto reductase produces MKYRKLAKTNEQLSSLGLGCMGMSYAYGPTNESESLATLHKALDLGINFWDTADVYGAGANEELISKILAENRDKVFIATKFGFRYDKEAGLGAAGVDCSPKWMKQAVEKSLKRLKIDTIDLYYAHRIDASIPVEETVGAMADLVQEGKVRYLGLSEASAESIRKANAVHPISALQYEYSVLTRDPEREILPTARELGISLIPYSPLSRGLITNRLDVSKMDAGDDFRKHLPRYQGKHLENNNKLAAAFAEFAQQKDITASQLALAWVLAQGEDIIPIPGTKRVKYLEENAKAVDVVLSPTDLKAIEDILAKYPEVGDRYTSEQLKYTNH; encoded by the coding sequence ATGAAATACAGAAAACTTGCGAAAACGAATGAACAATTATCCTCTTTAGGATTGGGTTGCATGGGCATGAGCTATGCTTATGGTCCTACAAATGAATCGGAAAGCTTAGCTACTTTACATAAAGCATTAGATCTGGGCATTAATTTTTGGGATACTGCCGATGTGTACGGAGCAGGAGCAAACGAAGAGCTTATCTCGAAAATATTAGCAGAAAACAGAGATAAAGTATTTATAGCTACCAAATTTGGATTTAGATACGATAAAGAAGCCGGACTAGGAGCAGCAGGTGTTGACTGTTCTCCGAAATGGATGAAACAAGCTGTTGAGAAGAGTTTGAAACGATTAAAGATCGATACAATAGACCTTTATTATGCTCATCGAATAGATGCAAGTATTCCTGTTGAAGAAACGGTTGGTGCAATGGCAGATTTGGTACAAGAAGGCAAGGTTCGCTACTTAGGACTAAGCGAAGCTTCAGCCGAATCTATACGCAAGGCAAATGCAGTACACCCCATTTCAGCTCTGCAATATGAATATTCGGTATTAACGCGTGATCCTGAACGTGAAATATTGCCGACTGCTCGTGAACTGGGAATTTCACTTATCCCCTACTCTCCATTATCAAGAGGATTAATCACAAACAGATTGGATGTTTCGAAGATGGATGCAGGAGACGACTTCCGCAAACACCTACCTAGATATCAGGGCAAGCATCTCGAAAACAACAATAAGCTCGCTGCCGCATTTGCAGAGTTTGCACAGCAAAAAGACATCACAGCTTCGCAACTGGCCTTAGCTTGGGTACTGGCTCAAGGAGAAGATATTATACCGATTCCGGGAACAAAAAGAGTTAAATATCTGGAAGAAAATGCCAAAGCTGTAGACGTTGTACTTTCGCCAACCGACCTGAAAGCAATCGAAGATATATTAGCTAAATATCCCGAAGTAGGCGACCGATATACCAGTGAACAATTGAAATACACAAACCATTAA
- a CDS encoding GNAT family N-acetyltransferase, producing the protein MKIERLTRVSDDVVESLGQLMVQLAPDCKPLSGEYLQEIIDLPNIFLFVAKQGDQIVGTFSLVLYKIPTGLKASLEDVVVDVSRRGQRIGEKMIEFALEYANTQLEVSKLDLTSSPYRVAANALYKKLGFEQRDTNVYRFEFK; encoded by the coding sequence ATGAAAATAGAACGATTAACCCGAGTATCGGATGATGTTGTAGAGTCTTTAGGACAATTAATGGTTCAGTTGGCTCCCGATTGTAAGCCTTTATCAGGAGAATATCTTCAAGAAATAATAGATTTGCCTAATATATTTCTTTTTGTGGCAAAACAGGGAGATCAAATAGTCGGAACATTCTCTTTAGTCTTGTATAAAATACCGACAGGGCTTAAAGCCAGTCTTGAAGATGTTGTGGTGGATGTTAGTAGGAGAGGTCAGAGGATTGGTGAAAAAATGATTGAGTTTGCCCTTGAATACGCCAATACACAGTTGGAAGTTAGTAAGCTTGATTTAACCTCAAGCCCCTACCGTGTTGCCGCTAATGCCTTGTATAAAAAGCTAGGTTTCGAGCAGAGAGATACAAATGTCTACCGATTTGAATTTAAGTGA
- a CDS encoding alpha/beta hydrolase yields MSKKTQIYIVHGYTASAQSHWFPWIKEQFNSADVEVSILDMPDSMNPELDKWMNHLRDYTTGINENTIFIGHSLGCVASLKFIIENNQKIKGVILVSGFIDSTPLPQLQEFVQGKLDCDAVKRLVCKRVVIAAKDDDIVPYEYTEQMASRLEADFYLLDEGKHFLDRDGYLDFRLVEVELNKMLDFSI; encoded by the coding sequence ATGAGTAAAAAGACACAGATATATATAGTGCATGGGTACACAGCTTCGGCTCAATCTCATTGGTTTCCTTGGATTAAAGAACAATTTAATTCTGCTGATGTCGAAGTGTCTATTTTAGATATGCCCGATTCTATGAATCCCGAATTGGATAAATGGATGAATCATTTGAGAGATTATACTACAGGAATCAATGAAAATACTATTTTTATAGGTCATAGTTTGGGTTGCGTAGCTTCCCTCAAATTTATTATAGAGAATAATCAAAAAATAAAAGGCGTTATTCTCGTTTCGGGTTTTATCGATTCAACACCTTTGCCCCAACTTCAAGAGTTTGTGCAGGGCAAGTTGGATTGTGATGCTGTCAAGAGACTTGTGTGTAAAAGGGTTGTCATTGCAGCAAAGGATGATGATATTGTTCCTTACGAATATACCGAGCAGATGGCATCTCGGTTAGAAGCAGATTTCTATCTTCTGGATGAGGGAAAGCATTTCCTTGATAGGGATGGATATCTTGATTTTCGCTTAGTTGAGGTTGAGTTAAATAAAATGCTTGATTTTTCAATATAA
- a CDS encoding vancomycin high temperature exclusion protein has translation MDKRKLKNRIKRVAVFLTAALFVIVAVLLFANWKIPHDTKPWLYNNVDSIPPQKVALVLGASKYIRGGLPNPYFDNRIQAAYELYEAGKVEAFVMSGDNGREGYSEPEDMRDALLALGVPDSIIYLDYAGFRTLDSVVRMNAIFGQDSFIVVSQKFHNERAVFLAQYYGFTAYGYNAKDVALGRVSYKTIVREKFARVKVFVDILLDKQPKFLGKPVEIK, from the coding sequence ATGGATAAACGGAAATTGAAAAATAGAATTAAAAGAGTAGCCGTTTTTTTAACTGCTGCTCTTTTTGTTATAGTAGCTGTATTGTTATTTGCAAACTGGAAGATTCCTCATGATACAAAACCTTGGTTGTATAATAATGTGGATAGTATTCCTCCACAAAAGGTTGCATTAGTATTAGGGGCATCTAAATACATACGTGGTGGTTTGCCAAATCCATATTTCGACAATCGTATCCAAGCCGCTTATGAGCTATATGAGGCAGGCAAGGTTGAGGCTTTTGTGATGAGTGGCGATAACGGGCGTGAAGGCTATAGCGAGCCTGAGGATATGCGTGACGCACTTCTGGCATTGGGTGTTCCCGATAGTATAATATATCTTGATTATGCAGGATTTCGTACATTAGATTCGGTTGTTCGGATGAATGCCATATTCGGGCAGGACTCATTTATAGTTGTATCTCAAAAATTTCATAACGAAAGAGCTGTGTTCCTTGCACAATATTATGGGTTTACCGCCTATGGTTATAATGCCAAAGATGTTGCCTTGGGACGTGTATCATATAAAACAATCGTTAGGGAAAAATTTGCCCGCGTGAAAGTCTTCGTTGACATTCTGTTGGATAAACAGCCTAAGTTTTTAGGTAAGCCGGTCGAAATAAAATAA
- a CDS encoding nucleoside phosphorylase produces MSIIPESELIINNDGSVFHLHIKPKQLADKIIMMGDPGRVTLTASFFDSIECEVQSREFHTITGTYKGKRITALSHGIGPDNIDIVITELDALANVDFKTREVKKDFKQLTMVRVGTSGGLQPHCPIGSYVVSEKSIGFDGVLNYYEGRNSVAELDFEEAFKKHVNWSPLHCAPYVVKADEGLVQQIGHDMIKGVTISAIGFYGPQGRTVRIPLANPDLNSRIESFKFGSDVITNYEMESAPLAGLGRLMGHRAMTVCTIIANRLAGESNSNYKGSIEDLIKTVLDRI; encoded by the coding sequence ATGAGTATAATACCAGAATCGGAATTAATCATCAATAATGATGGCAGTGTATTCCATTTGCATATAAAACCCAAACAACTTGCCGATAAGATCATCATGATGGGCGATCCTGGCAGGGTTACACTTACAGCTTCTTTTTTTGATAGCATAGAATGTGAAGTACAAAGTCGCGAGTTTCATACCATTACGGGAACATATAAAGGAAAGCGCATTACGGCTTTGTCTCATGGTATAGGTCCCGATAATATCGATATCGTAATTACTGAACTGGATGCATTGGCAAATGTTGATTTCAAGACGCGTGAAGTAAAGAAAGACTTTAAACAGCTGACTATGGTACGTGTGGGTACATCCGGAGGATTACAACCCCATTGTCCTATCGGTTCGTATGTAGTTTCTGAAAAATCAATAGGTTTCGACGGAGTTTTAAACTATTACGAAGGACGAAACTCTGTAGCAGAACTTGATTTCGAAGAGGCTTTCAAGAAACATGTAAACTGGTCTCCTCTGCATTGTGCCCCTTATGTTGTCAAAGCAGACGAAGGATTGGTACAGCAAATAGGGCATGATATGATCAAAGGAGTTACCATTTCTGCAATCGGTTTTTATGGACCTCAAGGTCGTACTGTGCGTATACCCTTGGCAAATCCCGATCTGAATAGTCGTATTGAAAGCTTTAAATTTGGGTCGGATGTTATAACCAACTACGAAATGGAGAGTGCTCCTCTTGCCGGTCTGGGTCGTTTGATGGGACATAGAGCTATGACGGTTTGTACAATTATAGCCAACCGTTTAGCAGGAGAGTCGAACTCTAATTACAAAGGATCAATAGAAGATTTAATAAAAACGGTACTTGATCGAATTTAA
- a CDS encoding SusD/RagB family nutrient-binding outer membrane lipoprotein, with product MKNKIVYILAAVSLLFGSSSCGDFGDVNNDPQHVTGDKMKFEMMFTGAQVFVAGRDWAAWRNNLIYCSTMMQHLSSTQGYWAGDKYTYNSGYNAAYFDSYDSGIKTLMETYFAWKDDATRVNEFQMTRIVRVILMHRMTDMYGDVPYSEAGQGYISGIKYPKYDTQQSIYADMLKELDEAAQTLDATKPNNIKSADIMYQGDVDRWKKTAYSLMLRLGMRLSKVDPAEAQKWVKKAVDGGLYTSNADNAIIKHDATTDDAADASGKVLCYLDPDASRVSQTFIDHLRNSKDPRLTYIATVCENPKYGALDPKFEYGDTTAVIQLGMPNGYDQLGKNSLTDISKAPNWPGDDTAPDPDHPGEVIVTRSGMTKYSVVNRYTYARLDAPTFVITHAENLLLMAEAAYRGWISGSAKDYYEAGVKAAMEQFADYGVRGITSDQISRYLANNPYNDADALNQINTQYWVVTFVDEYESWANWRRSGYPVLKQVDYYGNATNGTIPRRFTYATSEANINAANYQAAVANLVGGDKMTSRVWWDK from the coding sequence ATGAAAAATAAAATAGTATATATATTGGCGGCTGTAAGTTTGTTGTTCGGTTCATCAAGTTGTGGAGACTTTGGTGATGTAAACAACGACCCTCAGCACGTGACAGGCGATAAGATGAAGTTCGAAATGATGTTTACGGGTGCGCAAGTATTTGTTGCCGGAAGAGACTGGGCTGCATGGCGTAACAATTTGATATACTGCAGTACTATGATGCAGCATCTGTCATCAACTCAAGGATATTGGGCCGGAGATAAATACACCTATAATTCGGGCTATAATGCAGCCTATTTCGATTCGTATGATTCGGGTATAAAAACATTGATGGAGACCTATTTTGCATGGAAAGACGATGCAACCCGAGTTAACGAATTTCAGATGACACGTATCGTGAGAGTTATTCTGATGCACCGAATGACCGATATGTATGGTGATGTGCCTTATTCCGAAGCGGGACAAGGATATATCTCAGGAATTAAATATCCTAAATACGATACTCAGCAAAGTATCTATGCCGATATGTTGAAGGAGTTGGATGAAGCAGCACAAACTTTGGATGCTACAAAACCCAACAATATAAAATCGGCTGATATAATGTATCAGGGAGATGTTGATCGTTGGAAGAAAACGGCTTATTCACTTATGTTGAGATTGGGTATGCGTTTGTCGAAAGTAGATCCTGCCGAAGCTCAAAAGTGGGTAAAGAAGGCTGTAGACGGAGGGTTGTATACCAGTAATGCCGACAATGCAATTATAAAACATGATGCAACAACTGATGATGCAGCCGATGCTAGTGGAAAAGTTTTGTGTTATCTTGATCCCGATGCATCTCGTGTAAGCCAAACTTTTATTGATCATTTGAGAAATAGTAAAGATCCGCGTCTGACTTATATTGCAACCGTATGTGAAAATCCTAAATACGGAGCTCTTGATCCTAAGTTTGAGTATGGAGATACTACTGCAGTAATACAGTTGGGTATGCCAAATGGATATGATCAATTAGGCAAAAACAGTCTTACAGATATATCTAAAGCTCCAAACTGGCCGGGTGATGATACGGCACCAGACCCTGACCATCCCGGAGAAGTAATTGTAACCCGTTCGGGGATGACTAAGTATTCGGTTGTTAACCGCTATACATATGCACGTTTGGATGCTCCCACATTTGTAATAACTCATGCAGAGAATTTATTATTAATGGCAGAAGCAGCTTATCGTGGCTGGATCAGTGGTAGTGCAAAGGATTATTACGAGGCAGGGGTTAAAGCTGCTATGGAGCAATTTGCCGATTATGGAGTGAGAGGAATCACTTCGGATCAGATTTCCCGTTATTTGGCAAATAATCCATATAATGATGCAGATGCACTGAATCAAATCAATACGCAGTATTGGGTGGTAACTTTTGTCGATGAATACGAGTCTTGGGCTAACTGGAGACGATCAGGTTATCCGGTGTTGAAACAAGTCGATTATTATGGTAATGCTACTAATGGGACTATTCCTCGTAGGTTTACTTATGCAACATCAGAGGCTAATATCAATGCAGCTAACTATCAGGCAGCTGTAGCCAATCTTGTGGGTGGAGATAAAATGACTTCCAGAGTATGGTGGGATAAATAA